The DNA region ttagtaataataattatttaattattaatattaatgttttattgagtgaaaaaaaatcacctAGTGTtgattaattagtaattttttaaataaactttgaattaaaaatttacagattTACTTTTCATCAGACATTGATCCTTGAAGTCAAAAAAACATCTACGACTTTACAAGATAAAATAGCTGCTATGAAAAAAGAACCATCTGAAATagtacaaaagaaaataagtaaatttcaTGTCTATCTTCCAGATCATAAGGTAACATTAAAAACCTCGAAAGGTGAATATAAGTAAGTTgattatcaatcaataattttgaaagatttttttcattattagaattattcatttgatatATTCATACTCAATTAACATATCGATTCTTAATCATTCACAAACTATTGATAagaaatatacattattaataatatcatttttatttcacagaTGGCCTTCAAATTCACCATTAAAATTGAGAGACGCATTTCCAATAATTGGGAATTTTAGTTACTCATTTGAAGAGACAGTAAAAATACAAGCAGACGATAGTGATGAAGTGtaagtttaatattaaacaataattttaaaccttTCCATTGATTATCaggttttaattatttattcatatctCCATTGAATAGTAGATAATAActataaatcattaataatgctatttatatttaacagtTATCATTTGAAACATAATGTGACTCTTGAATGTGataaaaaagttgatgaaaatttacaaaatataattgccACTGAAGAACCATATCCAGAAGATATGATATTTGAAGTAACGaatgtattatttgattgtgGTACAGTAGTATTCAAAACACAAGATGGTCATAAACTGtaagttaaatattaattaataatttcttgatttcttgaattaataatcttttagttatcaaaattacttccagtcaatattttttttaagttaaaaatacTTAGTTATTTTGagtttcaagtttttattgatatttccaataaattgtttatataaaataaacattagtaatattattatttttattttacagtattGTCAGAAAGAAATATGACTTGGGATTTGCGGAAGATGGTCAAGAAACAGTATGTCTGGATGGGGACCCAAAGTtaagattaaattatatttaaatctcaatctttgttcatttttattagtGCAACGAACAAAAGTATTTTCaaactataataaatgaaGTTTTAAAGATTGacttataattaaaaattattaaaaataattattgatttttaaaaaatatgtacttATCATTGCAAAgcaaaaagttattattaaaaaaaaaaaatttatcaagctatgatgaaaaattttaaaataataaaatgaaacatataaaaattaaaaaacttaattttataacatgaatttgattttatatttattgtttaatttaaataaaaaacaaaactataatttttccaatttttttttttttttttcctgcttatatgaatttattgaaattttcccAAATATATTTCTAGTAAGTAgtctaataaatattctaatttaaaattttttagtgaaaattttttcaagtaattctCCAAAGCTGTGTCTACGTTGaaatttagaattattttggttaataaataattcaattgtcccaatttgaattatcaattaattctatttttaaaaaaaacgaagaTTTTTCAGTCTGTATAATCCATAATAACAAACGAAATTTtctgttttaattttcaagttcattaaattttattttatatttattgtttcattttaataataatataaacagtaataaacaaaaaaaaaaacaatctataTGTAATTCATCGGTTCATCCGAGTTTTCTTCAATCGTTTTCCCTACCGTTCCCCCTCCACTTTCCATTTCCGTTTTTCACTTAGCTCgattttttactcagctgtaattgtagccaaacgattaatatctacattattttaccagcgAAATTTCTTGCTTAGCTAGATTTTCacaaaacataataatataacaggtattttgtattttcaatgacTTACCTCTCCTTCTTCATAATTccctgataatttaattaattcttctCTGAAAATTCATGGCGCTGAAATTGGCGTCTAAGCTAGCGTCCAGAAATTTAAAGTACAGGGAACATGGGGGTTTTCTTGGGCCCGGCCCttaacttttataataaattattaataaaaatagagctatcctcgtaattttttttttaatcatttttctaGGATCTAATgtagtttaggaaaaaaaatgggaatttttgggACGCACCCGAATTCAGTGCCGTGGCCCCCGTGGCGAGGGACGTGACTTATCGTCCATACTGGTCTCCATGACCGtccgttgtcatttttatttttcgactagtttcgtctagttttgccatgttgaaaataatgtacttagaaaaaaaaaggaactcAGCTTAGCCTTAGATGTAGCGaagaaaaaaatctagctaaataaaataatgtagatattggttgtgtggctacaattacagctaagtaaaaaatctagctaagtaaaataatgtagatattgattgtgtggttacaattacagctaagtaaaataatgtagatatcgattgtttggctataatggAAGCTAAGTAAATAATCttgctaagtaaaataatgcaaataatgattgtgtggctacaattacagctaagtgaaaaatctagctaagtaaaataatccagatatctaaatttttttttttttaagggacttagttttttttgtaaaatttaatttttttttataagtccATTGTTTTCAACAtggcaaaactagacgaaactagtcgaaaaataaaaatgacaacggaCGGTCATGGAGACCAGTATGGACGATAAGTCACGTCCTTCACCGCGGGGGCCATGGCACTGAATTCGGATATTCCCGAATTATTAATCACTGCATTCCagtaagtaaaaataaatcgaaaaaaaaaaactactatcTAGTAATCACgaataacattaattaaaattagaaaatatttatatttaattatttttcaaattatttatgtttattaaatgtaaaaaaaaataatacgagTTCTTAGAGAGGCAGTGTCTCATAAGATTTATACAAAGAAACAataattcattgttatttgttgaatGACAAACAGGAACAAGTACAATTACaaattacttgataaatcaatattatccagcttttttaaattcattaattttcattgaaattatattataaaatattgaataattatttcaaaaatataacaccaaacttttcaaataaatcaatgtttaattaaatcaatgcttcaataaacaatactaaataaaaaattaccaatttttaaaatatataatttaaataaatggctaattttcaatttaaaaaaaaattagttcttatcatattttataaacaaataaataaaaatgtaatctTGTCAATTCGTGATGACATGATTCAAGCCAATATAAATGTAaacgaaatattaaaatatatttgtaaattcaaatACCCCATGAAAATTTTATCGGAAAAAATACCGTGTTTGATATGccattaaatatgaaataaaaaatattttaaaaaaaagtatttttacaGATAAACCAGAAATTAAAACGACTAAAACATGGATACATGCAGCACCAGGTATACGTGTACAATTTGATTGCAATGTAACGTCATCACAAGACTCAAAAGTAGATTGgtattttgaaaattctaaaattgattatacaaataaaatattaaaatatacaaatgaacAAATGCATAGTTTAATAATAGTGAAGCAATTATTGAACTATCTATTATATCATATGCTCCAATATTTAGAACAtcatatgaatttaataataatacatttaatttttgggAAGTTGATAGtctaattatcaaatattaattttggtttaaaaaatatacggtaaatatattattgtttttataatatttatttaataaattaatgattaaatttttggtaaattttaggCAAAAGAACGTGGACGTGACTACGAAGCTCTAGTtttatcaagaaataaatatggCTGAAGTAAACCATCGAAAATTCATACACATTTAGATTTTCAACTGAAGGAGCacgtaagtttatttttatatttatttattgaatgaaaataaaaatattggcaACCCTAACTaattggattttattttttgaatagctGGTTCGAATAAAGAACATGAACTCACGTATGATGAATCGGCACCaggtaataaattatcattttttaaatatatgaataggTAATTTTGTAAGTCAGTTTAAATTGttgctggtttttttttttttagttgttgttATTGGGGGACCAGCACTTCAACAATGGTCTGTCGTTGTCAGTGGGGCAAGTTGTCAAACAAACATAATCACGTCAAGTCtgattacattattattaatttgccaaataatataaaaataaattaattgttttttattattttgggtattattattagcttttttttttaattcttttagttggtttatcaaataattgataagAGTAATTTaatgagaatgaaaaaaataatttaaagttaatatttaaaaattaatttaaagaaaaaaaaactaataaatacagAAGCAGTATTGAAGCACGATTTAACATAATTATCAActgaattttattgaaaaaaattttacacagACTGATAAgaaaagctgaaaaaaaaaaactgtctgttttgaatttttcattgttgaaatatttccaatattatttttaacttacataataacaatagtaaaagtacattaaaataataaccgAGTCTTTTTATGCTCattagcataaaaaaaaaaaaaaattatatattatattataacgACAGTTAatagtaatgttttttttttttgtctttattttttttttatttctttttttcaatatttgctTACGAAGAAGCCCTCTCAGCTTGTAgttcactttatttttaaacttgtgACTAATAGTATGTGTAGCGTGTTATCTAATCATCTAATCAtctaatcattatttaattaagattattttacttgtatttttattttaagtgaAAAATGTGTAAAAAGAATTCCTCTTACGCGATGTGACAACGAGGAGCATTTTAGCTCGAAGAAAAAAGAAGGAAACATACCCTCAAATtcacgtattttattattaattaatttttttttcaatattttatatatctttgtttttatttcatttttttttttttgtaaatttgttgcatgtatatttattgagtttgaaaatttgtttgttgtttatatttcataataataataataatattggcaTTTgctgtttttgtatttttcccattttttcatttgttttaataatttacgttCGTTTTCTCTAAATGCCTCTAATGGATTatcaaattgttgataatactTAATGATATCACGTACATCAGCAACATTTGTTGCATGTATCATTGTTAAAAATGCACTTAACTCAATAAGtgttgtatcatcatcattgccATTCCATCTCGGAATGAGAATAGCATTTTGTGGTTGAAGTTGAATACTTATTTTATTCCAATCGATAACAATAACTTTACTTAAATTACGATTAAGAACATCAAGATCTTTTACATTATGCCCATTAATATATCTTGTTGAACCACGAGCAAGTCCAAACATATGTACATTTGGATTAAGTCTCCCTAGTAAAGGAAAGAACatctagaaaaataaaaaaaaaattattattaaatggaaaataaaatatatttatttatgattgaattgattttttttgttgttatttacgTGTGCATATAAGTCAGTGTATATGACTATTTCAAAGTATGGTACTAGTTGTTCTAAAAATTGGTCGACACCTGGACGTTTTTTGAATCTCCAATTAGTTtgatactttaaaaaaaaaacaaaaattaattaattaaataaatatattataatatattttatatattattattattatttatatttactgtcCAGTCTGGATGAACAAGAAGAtcagtaaattctaaaacaagTGTATATTGTGGTTGTTTATCTAATGGATCTGGTAATATTTTACCATTACGTAATCCTAGAAACCTCTGTAAAAGCAGAAAACAATAAGAATTAGTCTTTttatagttaaataataaacaaaatgaatttaatgaataatatttgataaaataaagatatatacttctttgtaataatttaactcTCTGCATGTTCTTTTCCAACATTTTTCAGGTAATGGCAAGGCTGAAAATTCATCATCTAATATAGTTCCATCATCGTCTCTTATGGGTTTTACGAAATCATAAATTAACCATATTCCAAAAATTAGTACTCCAGacccaattaaaaataaactccaTTCTTCTACTGCTTTTACACAAAGTTTTAAAGGCATTAATTTTCCTTCTGCTTTTATTTGACactctttgaaattttttgacaCACAAAGTtttaaagatataaatttttcttctttttttctgtcatactttttaataattttcgacAGAAGACCATCAAACTTTgaagatattaatttatttcctgtttaaaaaaaaaaaaaaaattatttgatcaatcggaacaattataatattataaataatagtctTGAATTTGATGACAAAAAAACTATATCAATCGTAAaagtattatatttcaattttcatatgaaatatatttatttaaaaatatgcattccataatattattattattattatttttgtcaatacACATACATCAATTATTACATGATGACATTTaatgtgtatatttaaaaacgaggccatataaataattaaaaaaaacagcaagGGAACACATGTGGTTAAAGTTATGACTagacattaattaataattacctggtggatgataatgaaatatttgtgatgcagtcatttttttcaattgtttaccAAGTGTCGAATATGATGTACTCATCATATTACAACTGAAACTAGATTTTACACCAAGTTTTAAAGACATTAATTTTCCTTCTGCTTTTATTTGACactctttgaaattttttaacacacaAAGTTTTAAAGAtacaaatttttcttctttttttctgtcatactttttaataattctcgACAGAAGACCATCAAACTTTgaagatattaatttatttcctgtttaaaaaaaaaaaaaaattatttgatcaatcggaacaattataatattataaataatagtattgaATTTGATGACAAAAAAACTATATCAATCGTAAaagtattatatttcaattttcatataaaatatatttatttgaaaatatgcattccataatattatattattattattattattattatttttgtcaatacACATACATCAATTATTACATGATGACATTTaatgtgtatatttaaaaacgaggccatataaataatttaaaaaaaacagcaagGCAACACGTGTGGTTAAAGTTATGACTagacattaattaataattacctgGTGGATGATAATGCAATATTTGTGAAGCAGTTATTGGTGttacttttttcaattgtttaccAAGTGTCGAATATGTTGTATTCAGCATATTACAACTGAAAATAGATTTTCTGCATAATAAGCTTAAATTTCGACTAgcaaatgacattttttttttttttctatgatcaaacttgtttaattattaataataatattaaaaatttattggacCGCATATGACAATGTGTTTGTGACTTGTTGCTTGTGGGTGCAAACTCAACGTGTTGTGTGTCTGTCTAAAGCCCCTAGtctatatataggtatatactGCCTAGATACTGTCTAGAACCACTGATGTGAATGGAAatgtattacaaataaaattgaacttTCAAGTTCCCGCAATTATGGcatccatatttttttgtttgtttttttttttattttgctctGTTGACCACATGTTCAGGTGGTTCTGttgattaacaaaaaaaaaacaatgtgataatatcaacaattataACATTCCATTATCtgtttttcaagtaaaaataaaattcaattattattactcaaattgttgttaaataattagatAGATTGtcaaattgaaatgaaaataatgaaacaagtAAAAACCATTGACATACTTAACCCTGATTGCcttggtaaaatatttttgcatcttcaaccagatgaaaaaaataaaataaacaaaggtaattaattaacttatatatttttaattaactatcACAAATattagttgataaataatcattaaatttaatcattaaatttacagTGTGTAAAAAATGGAgttttgcaaataaatttgCCTGGAATAAAATCAAAACATTGAACTCATGTGATAGAAAATTATTCCAGTATTTTGTCAGCAATGAAATTAGCCAATTTGATGTCAATGAAATGTTAAAAAGATGTGGTGATTCCTTGGAGGTATTAACACTGACAAATAATTGTGATTCAACTATCATGACAGCTGTCAGTAAACATTGtgttaatctaaaaaaattggtaCTCATTCTAAAAGATTATCAtcctgataattttaaaactgctTTCTCAAAAATGACAAAGCTAGAATCGATTGACATTAAAAAGCTGGATGACACatggttaaaaaatattgcatcaCATGACAATGTCTTCCAGAGTGTTACCAGCaatatcaaagaaatttcTCTCCATGCTAATTATGATAAATGGCTATTTTTCACTGATAATTTTACCTCAGTAagtatatcaattaaaataggaatcaaataacaattactgaaaataaatttgttgattttttagacACTTGGAAGATTTGATGAGCTTGTATCAATTAAGCTAGAAAAATGTCACCTAGACAACAAcatgatgaatattttattacaaaaaaagtcaataaaataatggaGTTTAATTTCGTGTAAA from Aphidius gifuensis isolate YNYX2018 linkage group LG5, ASM1490517v1, whole genome shotgun sequence includes:
- the LOC122856450 gene encoding mitochondrial import inner membrane translocase subunit TIM50-C-like, with the translated sequence MLNTTYSTLGKQLKKVTPITASQILHYHPPECQIKAEGKLMPLKLCVKAVEEWSLFLIGSGVLIFGIWLIYDFVKPIRDDDGTILDDEFSALPLPEKCWKRTCRELNYYKERFLGLRNGKILPDPLDKQPQYTLVLEFTDLLVHPDWTYQTNWRFKKRPGVDQFLEQLVPYFEIVIYTDLYAHMFFPLLGRLNPNVHMFGLARGSTRYINGHNVKDLDVLNRNLSKVIVIDWNKISIQLQPQNAILIPRWNGNDDDTTLIELSAFLTMIHATNVADVRDIIKYYQQFDNPLEAFRENERKLLKQMKKWEKYKNND